One stretch of Miscanthus floridulus cultivar M001 chromosome 18, ASM1932011v1, whole genome shotgun sequence DNA includes these proteins:
- the LOC136524420 gene encoding uncharacterized protein, with protein sequence MDLAIQPQEQSGAWVVGVRGRAPGARRGTPGVGARGRAPGAGRGTPGVGAREREPGTRCGCRRAGAGAGGRAWDAGGRRAGEGAGGRARDAGGQRAGAGARDRVRVWAGTGPAAETLGSLTASEEEHSAHTMTPVRFLLFILGTICRGGS encoded by the coding sequence ATGGACCTAGCAATCCAGCCCCAAGAACAATCTGGGGCGTgggtcgtcggcgtgcgggggcgggcgccgggggccaggcgcgggacgccgggggtcggcgcgcgggggagggcaccgggggccgggcgcgggacgccgggggtcggcgcgcgggagCGGGAGCCGGGGACCAGGTGCGggtgtcggcgtgcgggggcgggcgccgggggccgagcgtgggacgccgggggtcggcgcgcgggggagggcgccgggggccgggcgcgggacgccgggggtcagcgcgcgggggcgggcgccaggGACCGGGTGAGGGTGTGGGCGGGCACGggaccggcggcggaaaccctaggcagccTAACGGCATCGGAGGAAGAACACAGCGCCCAcacgatgactcccgtgcgcttcctcctatttatactaggtaccatttgtaggggcggttcctga